atatatatatatattttatatatatatatatatatatatattatgtgtgtgagtctatatatatatatatatatatatatatatatatatatatatatatattatgtgtgtgagtctatatatatatacatatatatatgcatatatatgtgtatatatgtatatatatgcatacatatatatgcatatataaatgtgtatatatacctatatatatgagtatatatatatatacatgagtttgTGCAACTGACAGACAGTAACGAACAGCCGCACGGAGCCGCCCCCCCGACCGAGCCGGGAGCAGGCGCGGGCAGGCAAAAGCACTTCGATAATTcacgaccccccccctctcccctccctccctcccgtctttccttctttctctctgtcattcccattcccattcccgaatcgccattacctcccctcccccttcacagtCTCGTTAGATCTGAAACGCTACCGCTGAAAATCATTTTGGGAAAATATTGCCTTAACCGCCGAGTATTTTCCTTTCAACAAATGTCGTCATTTTGGTAATGTTTTATTCCGTAGTGTTATTGAGCTAGTTATGcctgcattctttttttttttttttcttttattaatcatATTTCACAAGGGGTATTATCCAAACTGCCTCGTTAGCGTTGTAATGGTCATATCAATTATCATACTTTTTAAAATCTGATTCTTACTGCTAAGTCATTCTTGCAATGGGGTTATAATTTCCACATAGATTTCTTCAGATATTTATACaggcgcgttttttttttctgatacaatCTAATTGCAATTCAGTTTTGCAAATTTCGCTTGTTCTTTCAACATTTCATCGTTTCAATCCAATTGCAATAATGGAAAACGAGACACAGGCGGCTGTAGCTTGAGAGGAACATGATGCAATTCATTACGTATGACACAgatctgctttctcttttctatttgcaATGCGTgctaagtctttctctctctccctcgctgcttttcattcatccttttcttctctctctccccttttcctctctagtttttctttgtttccattttcctctgctttcttcatttgttttccttttttttccttttcatcacccATTCctgtttcttttaatatttttttatttcttttgaaagcctttccttctctctctttctcttcccctctctctatatctatctatctatctatctatgtatctatctatccgtctatctatctatctatttattcatttctctctctctctctctctctctctctctctctctctctctctctctctctctctctctctctctctctctctctctctctctctctttctctctctctctctctctctctctctctctctctctctctctctctctctttgcctccttttctctttctctctcttctctctctctctctctctctctctctctctctctctctctctctctctctctctctctctctctctctctctttctctctctctctctgtccctccctctgcctccttctctctctctctctctctctctctctctctctctctctctctctctctctctctctctctctctctctctctctctttccctctctctctctctctctctctctctctctctctctctctctctctctctctctctctctctctctctctctctctctctctatttctttctctctctctctctctcattctctctctctctctctctctctctctctctctctctctctctctctctctctctctctctctctccctacctccctccctccctccctctctctctctctctctctctctctctctctctctctctctctctctctctctctctctctctctccctccctccctcctccctccctccctccatctctctctcactcactcaccctccctctctctctctctctctctctctctctctctctctctatttctctatctctttctctccctctctctctctctctctctctctctctctctctctctctctctctctctctctctctctctctctctctctatctatctctctctctctctctcattctccgtttCCCATTCCCGtattccttgtctctttcttcaATTCCACTTACCGTGTAAATAAGATAAACATTTCCCTCCTCCAAGAAagtgcttatttattcattcagggATGATTTTCCGAGTAATAGAGAGGCCGCCACACAAGGTTCTCTTCGATAAGTCATAATGCGTTTGTCTGGCTGGCATCTGCCCTTGACTCTCTTCTCTCGCTGCACATGCCGTTACCAAAAGGCCAGCTTTGGCAAGGAAGTTCgtatacacatgcttacatacgtacatgcaatcgtaaaaatatatgtactaatatgcatacattcgtatatacatgtactcatatatattttagatagatacgcatgtatgtgtgtgtgtgtgtgtgtgtgtgtgtgtgtgtgtgtgtgtgtgtgtgtgtgtgaatgagtgaatgagtgagtgagcgagttagtgtgtgtgtgtttgtgtgtgtgtgtgtgtgtgtgtgtgtgtgtgtgtgtgtgtgtgtgtgtgtgtgtgtgtgtgtgtgaatgagtgaatgagtgagtgagcgagttagtgtgtgtgtgtttgtgtgtgtgtgtgtgtgtgtgtgtgtgtgtgtgtgtgtgtgtgtgtttgtgtgtgtgtgtgtgtgtttccgtgagtgcgtgcgtatgtgtgttatcTATATGGCATGGGCTGTCTGTGAGTGAATACAGTGACtagcatgtttatgtgtatgtttgcgagGCACAAGCCTTATTACATTATTGATTTCCATTCAGCTTCATCGCCTCTCGTCACAAGGCCTACGTGCGCCCAATACGATGCAGGAAAAAAAGAACCTGGACAATGGCCTCGTCATCCGGACATTCACCGAACGTGATTAGGTTGGCACATTCGCCCGCATTCTTACAGGGGGTTTCGGTTCGCTTTCATGGGAGGGATAATTAGAAGGTATTGGTtaggtctatatgtatatgtacgtgtatatgtacgcgcgtgtgtgtgtgtgtgtgtgtgtgtgtgtgtgtacacacacacacacacacacacacacacatatatatatatatatatatatatatatatatatatatatataaatatatataggcatatatatacacatatatatatatatatatatatatatatatatatatttgtatgtatataaatatgtgtgtgtgtgtgtgtgcgcacgcgcgttcGTCTAAGTGTTCGTATAAAGCCATATATTTTCTGGCTCCTCATTATTCAAGGACTGTTTACTCGCACGGAAGCCTGATGACCATGAATCTCAGCGGCACAATAACCGGCCGCAATGCCCCTCAGGTCACCATCCCTACACAACCCGGAACGTGACCTGAATAGCGGGACGGAAGCGCAACCCGGATTTAGGAAACGGATGGAGATCACATCACGCATTAGACGGGCGCAGTGATTTGTGTTGGTTTTGCTAATGCACAGCGGTGCCCCGTGTCGATATATTCCGTAATGATTCGTCCttctttaatgaaaaaaatatatccggTGTAAAGTCCTAAATAAAATGGATCAACTTATGCACAGGAAATAGAGTAACCGCATTTTAGATTTAAATAAAATTTGGCACAAAGAAGATTATGCATTACagcatttgtgtgtttatctagttatctatagaTCTACCTCCTtagttatctatgtatctatcgatctatccatctgtatctatatctatattctctatatctataactctttatcattcttcatagatagataaatagatagatagtagatagatagatagatagattgatcgactgttatatagataggtaaacagatagatagacaaagacagatagaaagatagattgttcGAAGAACGGAAACTCGATGAAAGCTCCTAATGACAAAAGCCTGCGGGCGcataaacagaaaacgggaagcgacCGACCCGCGTGCTTTCACATTTCCACGCAATGTGAGCTTAATTCCATATTCTGTATTAAAGCCGGGATGGGAGAGCGGATTGCACTTACGTTTATATGTAAAAAGAATTAGTGCTTTGTTCGTTATTCAATTAAAACTGAAATGATCCACATCAATTTTACTTCAAAATGTTTCGTTTACTGCAGTTGACAGATTTATTAtttaacagaaatataaaatccCGAAGCAAATTTattatcacatattgtcactAACAAATGTTAGGTGATATATGAATTCCAATACCCTATGGACCATAGCTGGAATCCATTTACTTGCCATTAaacccttttcttgttttttttctttttttgtttttttatgtaatatattaaatCTAGTGTCAATTAATTCCTTCTGTAATTTGCCATTTATCCTAACATTTGAAGTATAATGGAATCTTTTAGTAAGagtttatataactatatttctgatgaaaatataatcgaaaccggtcaaatacatctcttgtattgtgaagatatttattctcattcataccttttctacagtttATATAAGTTTACCAAGTACTACGTCTACATCCTCATACATGTACAGGAATACAAGCCTGACCTTTTCAAGTTTTCATTCCCCCATTGTTTCctcatatgaaatatatttgcaCACTTCGTCGCTCTAAAAGagatagacacaaagagagacagattacatacagagagatatatCGAAAGATAGACATAAAAAGGGATAGACATTAAAATAGATAAGACAGatcaacaaacagagagaagccCTGACATAAGACAACGCACGCAAACAGATTTAAGAGACAATTGATCGGAAAAACACATAAACCAGGCACGTGTCTCTACAAGGCCCTCATGCACACGCAAGGCTAAAATAGGTCTTCCGTAATTAGGTGACTGAAGGTTGTTGCCTGATTGTTTATTCGGGATCCTTTCAAACTAAAAGTCACTGcccttgggagagaaagagagaaagaggagtgagagagagcgagcgagagagagagagagagagagagagagagagagagagagagagagagagggagagggagagagagagagagagagagagagagagagagagagagagagagagagagagaggagagagagagagagagagaggagagaggagagagagagagagagagagagagagagagagagagggtgagagagagagagagagagagagggggggggtgagagagagagagagagagagagagagagagagagagagagagagagagagagagagagagagagagagagagagaaagagagagagagggtgagggtgagagagagagagggtgagagagagagagagagagagagagggtgagagagagagagagagagagagagagagagagagagagagaaacatatatctatatatatatgtgtgtgtgtgtgtgtgtgtgtgtgtgtgtgtgtgtgtgtgtgtgtgtgtgtgtgtgtgtgtatgtgcattcatatatgtacacacacacgtgtatatgtgagtgcgtctgtgtgtgtttgtgtcggtaTAGTGCGTGACTTTGTTTCTGATGGTTCGTGTGCCTTTTcagtcatacaaaaaaaaatattgggttTATTGGACAGTATACGAGAAATCAATGAAAAAataggaaggggaatagagacaGGCGAgcatttaacaaaacaaaaagggaaaccaAGGAATGAGTTGTTTGGTGTCACAACAAACTATATTTATTAACAATAATTTATTTAACATAATTGTGAACTAGATTAGAGTGTGTAGAAATAattaacggaaaaaaaaatgttatgttaACCTTCCACTACATTAATCCCACTTAATATGTTTTTCTTCGATTGTCAGAGCAGCAAAATAACGTCAAAATAACATTTAAATTTTAGATATAAAGTTTATCAGCCTTAAATACCAGCCACTCCTCTCCATTAGAGTCCAACGTTTTCTGTAGAAACTACTCCCGTTTTCTACTACGATTGTCGTATATAATTTCtgtttttcactttatttcataCCAACGTACTCCCTTACTCTTACCTCTTATACGGGTACAACAGAGATTTATCTGTACAAATTAAAAACttaagaaatataaaagtaaagaaaCATCCACCTTCTATTCAAAGACGGCCATCTTGATTCTTACTTACTGAATTTAACTCGcatcttccacccttctctctctcgctttcggacCCTATTCCTATTCCACTCTTTCTCGCGAAGTTACAAGGGAAAGGCGGTCGTCTCTGCTGTACCCTTGTCACTACAAAGACTTCGAGGAAAGGGTTCTTCTCATGGGCAGAGAAACGCATGGAATCTCTGATCACGTTCGGTGTCATCCGGGACATGTCATCTCTGTTTTCCCCGTTTAATTTTACCCTCTGGACGCTGCGTGTCATGTTGGGAAAGTTTGGAAGGAAGGGCTATGATTCATATGCGATTTCTTTTGCATTATATCTTGAATTTGTCTATTTGCTTTCCATCtggctgaatctctctctctctctctctctctctctctctctctctctctctctctctctctctctctctctctctctctctctctctctctctctctctctctctctctctctctctctctctcttttctctctctctctatcacataaacatgagtgtgtgtgtgtgggtgtgtgtgtgtgtgtgtgtgtgtgtgtgtgtgtgtgtgagtgtgtgtgtgtgtgtgtgtgtgtgtgtgtgtgtgtgtgtgtgtgtgtgtgtgtgtgtgtgggtgtgagtgtgtgtgtgtgggtgggtgtgtgggtgtgggtgtgtgtgtgtgtgggtgtgagtgtgtgtgtgtgtgggtgtgtgtgtgtgggtgtgtgtgtgtgtgtgtgggtgtgagtgtgtgtgtgtgtgtgtgggttcgtgtgtgtgggtgtgtgtgtgtgtgtgtgtgtgtgtggatgtgtgagtgtgtgtgtgtgtgtgtgtgtgtgtgtgtgtgtggatgtgtgtgtgtgtgtgtgtgtgtgtgtgtgtgtgtgtgtgtgtgtgtacgtgtgtgtgtgcgtatgttaggtgtgtgtgtgtgtgtatgtttgtctttctatctgtagaCCTCTCGCCCTCTTGTTTACCTCCTCgttccttccccatttcttcttcaGTATTTGTTTACGGAAGAAAATCCCTTCCTTTGAACTAAATtcaaataaacacatacgtaccctcacacatacaaacttaaATATTCTTATACTCgtataatgtgtgcgtgtataaaatttaatttatttgtctgtcagtctgcctgtcctTTCATCTGTCTCTTCgtggtcagatagatagacaggttagTAGGTAGATAGCTAATAGATATAAAAtggtaaacaaacagataaggTCGTAAATAGTTATATATGAACAGGGGGATtgatggatagacacacacacacacacacacacatacacacacacacacacacacatacacacacacaaaccaagagagagaaagagaaagagagagagagagatagagagagaaagaaagagagagagagagagagagagagagagagagagagagagagagagagagagagagagaaagagagcaaaaaagacatggagaaataaacagacagatagccggacagacacacacataccaaaagatagagagagagaaagaacaaatgaaagagacgaagaaaatttGAGAGAAATACTGAAATATTGGTGCGAAACGATATCCTGATGTGGACGCCGACAGACATCAGTCATTCCCTCAACCGTGCCGAAAGATACCAGTGTTTTGTTGCTATTTTCGAGTCGAGATAAGCTCAATCTGTCAAGAAAGACTGACAAGGAAGCTAATCTTTTCAGAACGGCGCCCTtacgcctctctcttttttccgggGAATTATTTTTGCTCTGGTTCATTGAATTTcgtcctcacccctcccctcccctccccctcttctccaagTCGGGGCGAACGGTAAAAAATGATCCTTTTTGGAAGATCATTTGTAAAACTGAACAAAAAATCAGTCTTACAGAAGACAacttaaaacaaaagcaaaatgaatAGGTCTGTATATTGAAGGGCATTTGTAGACACGGAAAATAAAGGGAATGTTGCTTCAGAATGCAAAACCATTTTTATCAATGCTTTATTTTTCCCAAGTTTGCCTGAAAGCATATACGGCTTAGAAGGAAATACAAGAATTGCATGCTTGATATATATACCTGTTGTTTTATATCttgctctgtctcctctttcttccatctatctattcatattcttatgtttGTATGGTTTTCCGTTACATCTTACGTTCCCAAGtgcaatatataaaaaatttttcctctctttgaagaaaaagaaatgatgcaATTACTGTGCTTAATGTACGGCTATAGGTCTATGCATTTTTATCTTCATAAATtcatttgaataaaaaaatagatatattattatcgATCATGTTttacgtttctttcttttccttcgtttgcGCCTATCGTTATTATTCCCCATCTAAGCCAACAACTTCCAGAGTTTAAAAGCATAACCTTTAGAATCAGCCAATCAAAACGCTTTTTGACAACTTGAGAAAAATCTAATCTACTTTCTGCCAGCCAGTAAACATCTAAttattctggaaaaaaaagagaaaaaaaaatgtacaaagaaaaaaaagaaaagaaagataacataGATTTTTATAGTGTTAGTATTAGAATTCATAACTTTTTTCTTCGTATCGTGATATTGTTATGAAGCAGTTAATGAAGTCCTGATAAGACTAGCAAATTAGGGAACTTCGTGTTATTAGAGATTACGTTGGAGCTGCCACCGCCCTGGTTTTTGATCATGCTGCCATCTGCgtggttgatattattatcattagtattgtccctcttaatatcattacaattattgctattattattattattattagtagtagtagtagtatcattaccattatcattatcattatcattatcattgttattattattgttattattattattatcattattattattattattattatcgcgattattataatcattgctattatcattattattactattattagcagtaccattattatccttatttgttatcatcagcatcagtattttcatcatcattattatttgcttttatttccttgattctcgttatcattatgattaatattgttattattatcattactactattattgttgttattatcattatcagtaatattattattgttgatgtcatcattatcagtaatattattagtagtattgttattattatcgttatcattatgattattataattatcattattatcattattattatcattatcattatcattattattattattatcattattattattattattatcattatcattatcattatcattatcgttatcattatcattaacattattattattactattattagcattagcattatgtttattgttagtagtagaagtattactgTATTACTGTTACCCTTATCATCGTTACATCCAATAGCAGTAtcacaatcattaatatcatcatatcatcatgatgatcattaccaccattactatcatgatcatcattaatattgtcatcataatcacgaTCATAATTGGCATTACTGTTATtcattaaaatcataatcatctgTAAATATCCTATAACGACATGGGACTCGAACGAATGCTATTCCGGTTGGGCGACTCGGCTGGCGCGGTTAGCATATCCGACGGCGCTGTCCCGCTGAGCTCCTGTCCGCGTTAGGAAGCTGTAGACGAGGGACAGCTGGTTGAGGGGGAGGATTAAGCCTGGCAGGCTGATTGAAGGCCGTCCAGATGGGCTGAGGAAGGGACGTGGCGGGACTGGCGTAGATTTAGTCCAGCAGGAAGTTGAGCGGCGGCTttgtgaagggagaaggagatagagatagtgaggaagggaagagaggaaatggcggTATCTCTCGTgccaaaggagaagagaagagaaaaagagagggaaaaaggaatgcATAAATTCCCACCGTGCGTGATTTTTCGCACCATTCCGTCTTGAACTCGGAGAAATTCAAGGCAGTGAGGGTCACGTGGCCAGAAAGAGGATATTAAAACTTAGGAATTTAATATGCATTGCCATTATTAGCGGTAATACTAGTAGTGTAGAGAGGCTagtattcttattcatatcattaccaatatcatatcattgatgctattatcaaatttatttttactcttataaacaatcattagcatcgttattagtttagtagtagtagtagtagtagcaatatcattaccattgttgttgttgttgttatggataTCATTGTAGTAATTATTCCTACCATTCCTGTCGGCATCggcattctcattactattattgttgtttatactactgaaattatacttattattaatatcactgttatttccaTCACTTTTAGtaacatcaatattgtcatcatctaCATCAGCAGCATTATGCCTATCATTGTCTGattgatcatttttgttatcaactctatttattttcctcttcaatttattattattattatcattatcattgtcatcacccccatcatcatTCGTATGGATGTTATCGTGAATACAATCAACACCTTTTTATTTACGTAGATGCTTTTGACAAAAACAACACATCCACCGCTGTTTGTTTTCGTGGCTTTGTGAGTGGCAGCAAAAGCAAGGTTGTCTGAAATGTGGACCAAAGTTTCGAAATAAAAAGAAGCGGGTGAGGGGAACTAGCATCAAGGATGAGGGGGAAACGATAGTGATATATTGAGAAAGAtagaggtatggagggagggaagagaaagaagggagggagggagggagggagagagagagagagagagagagagagagagagagagagagagagagagagagagagagagagagagagagagagagagagagagagagagaaaggagaggagaatggaggcaGGGGAGATGCTCTCAGCTTCTCCCCTCATGTATATATCTGCCCTACTAAAGCACGACCCACTCTAACCTCCTCGGCCTGGTGTCCTTTCAGGGCGGCTACTGCAGCAGCGAGGCGTGGGACCAGATGCGCACCAGCTACAAGATGGTGCACGGCTGCATGTCGCTGGCGGTGTGCGTGTTCGGCTCCATCGCCAACATCATCAACATGGTGGTGCTGACGCGGCGCTCGATGGTGTCGCCGACCAACGCCATCCTGACGGCGCTGGCCATCGCCGACCTCCTGGTCATGGTGGTGTACCTGCCGTACACCATGCACGTGTACGTGTGGGTGCCGCGGGCCATCGAGTCGCGCTTCTCGTGGGGCTGGGCCGTGTACGTGCTCTTCCAGGCGCAGTCGAACCAAGTCTTCCATACGATCTCCATCTTCCTGACGGTGACGCTGGCGGTGTGGCGCTACATCGCCATCGCGCTGCCGCAGAACAACGCCTCCTGGTGCTCAATGAAGAACACGCAGCTGGTGATCGTGCTCACCTTCCTGTGCTCGGTCATCTGCAACATCCCCAACTACCTCAACATCGCCATCAACCAGAAGGAGTACGGGGGCGCCATGCTCTACTTCGTCGGCTTCAGCGAGCTGGCGCTGGCCAACGACGGCCTCCTCAAGAACATCAACTTCTGGATCTACTCCGTGCTGATGAAGCTGCTCCCGTGCGTGGCGCTGACGGGGCTGTCCTTCGCGCTCATCCAGGAGCTGCTGCTGGCGGCCAAGCGGCGCGCAGCCCTCATGAAGCGAGCCACGGTGGCGCGCAACGCCAACGCGCAGCGGCAGGCCGACCGCGTCACCACGATGCTGCTGGCCATCCTGGTGCTGTTCCTGGTGTCGGAGGTGCCGCAGGGCATCCTGTGCCTGCTGGCCGTCCTCCCCGACTCCGGCTTCTTCAAGTGCTACCAGCAGCTGGGCGAGATGATGGACATGCTGGTGCTGTTCAACAGCGCCGTCAACTTCCTGCTGTACTGCGCCATGAGTCAGCAG
The nucleotide sequence above comes from Penaeus chinensis breed Huanghai No. 1 chromosome 3, ASM1920278v2, whole genome shotgun sequence. Encoded proteins:
- the LOC125044043 gene encoding G-protein coupled receptor dmsr-1-like, which translates into the protein MDYYEGSGSSLANLTFFVNGTEDYEGNEVFADHNITANRTDDEGGYCSSEAWDQMRTSYKMVHGCMSLAVCVFGSIANIINMVVLTRRSMVSPTNAILTALAIADLLVMVVYLPYTMHVYVWVPRAIESRFSWGWAVYVLFQAQSNQVFHTISIFLTVTLAVWRYIAIALPQNNASWCSMKNTQLVIVLTFLCSVICNIPNYLNIAINQKEYGGAMLYFVGFSELALANDGLLKNINFWIYSVLMKLLPCVALTGLSFALIQELLLAAKRRAALMKRATVARNANAQRQADRVTTMLLAILVLFLVSEVPQGILCLLAVLPDSGFFKCYQQLGEMMDMLVLFNSAVNFLLYCAMSQQFRNTFTQLFKSYYVYAPSLPQSWKSMPVGDARGGSNNTCITHV